The genomic stretch CCGCTGCAATGGCACCTGGTTCATGATGGCAGCGCCATCCACCAGCCAGCCCACCGCGCCCATATCGGCCCAGTTCAGGGTTGGGTAGTTGAAGATGGAGGAATATTTCATCCGCCCATCCAGCAGCATCTCGGTCAGCTCATCGCGGCTCACCCCCAGGGTTTCGGCGGCACAGTAAAGGTAGAGACCGTGACCGGCTTCATCCTGTACCTTGGCCAGGAGGATCGCCTTGCGCTCCAGGGTGGGCGCGCGGGTGATCCAGTTGCCCTCAGGCAGCTGGCCGACGATTTCCGAATGGGCATGCTGACCGATCTGGCGGATCAGGGTCTTGCGGTATCCCGCAGGCATCCAATCCTTTGGTTCGATCTTTTCACCGGCATCAATGCGGGCCTGAAAAGCGGCCAGCTTTTCCGGATCATCGGTGCTCGCTTCGGATTGTACCATCTGTGCATACATGACTTGCTCCTCCCGTATTGGGTTGCTGGCTTAAACGCGTTCCAGGATCAGGGCGGTGCCCTGACCAACGCCGACACACATGGTGCACAGCGCATAGCGCCCACCGGTGCGTTGCAGTTGATAGGCGGCTGTCAGCACCAAACGGGCGCCGGACATGCCAAGAGGGTGACCGATGGCAATGGCGCCACCGTTGGGGTTCACATGGGCCGCGTCATCGGCGACGCCCAGTTCACGCAGTGTCGCAATCCCCTGCGAGGCAAAGGCCTCGTTCAGCTCGATCACATCCATCTGATCAATGGTCAGGCCGGTGCGGGCCAGCACTTTGCGGGTGGCAGGCACCGGGCCAATGCCCATGACGCGGGGCTCAACCCCGGCGGCGGCCATGCCGACGATGCGCGCCATTGGCTTTAGGCCGTTTTTGGCGGCTGCGGCCTCGTTTGCCATCAGGATGGCGGCGGCACCGTCATTGACGCCAGAGGCATTGCCGGCGGTCACGGTCAGGTCAGGGCCATTGACGCCTTTCAGCTTGGCCAGTTTGTCGGCGCCGGTGCCGGGGCGGGGGTGCTCGTCGGTGTCGACAATCAGCGGATCCCCTTTGCGCTGGGGCACGGATACGGGCGTGATTTCATCGTTAAAGATGCCAGCCTCATGGGCGGCGGCCCAGCGGGCCTGGCTGCGGGCGGCAAAGGCATCCTGGTCTTCGCGGCTGATGCCATAATCGGTGGCAACATTGTCGGCAGTCTGTGGCATCGAGTCGGTGCCATACATTGCCTGCATCTTCTTGTTCACAAAGCGCCAGCCGATGGTGGTGTCATAGACCGCATTGGCGCGGGTAAAAGCCGAAGTCGCCTTGGGCATTACAAAAGGCGCGCGGCTCATGCTTTCGACACCGCCAGCGATGGCCATGTCATAGTCACCCGCGCGGATCCCCCGTGAGGCCATTCCCACGGCGTCCATTCCAGAGGCACAGAGCCGGTTGATGGTGGTGCCGGGCACATCTACAGGCAGACCCGCCAACAGGGCCGCCATGCGGGCCACGTTGCGGTTGCTTTCGCCGGCCTGGTTGGCGTCGCCAAAGATCACGTCGTCAATGCTGGCCCAGTCAACCTGCGGATTGCGCGCCGCAAGGGCCGCAATGGGTGAGGCTGCCAAGTCATCGGTACGCACCTGAGACAAGGCACCGCCATAGCGGCCAATTGGGGTTCGGGTGGCATCGCAGATGAATGCATCCATGGTGTTCGCGTCTCCTGAATTATCGGCAAAATAAGCCGACCGTGGGGTCGGTGTTATGCCTCTTGGTGATTCGTGGCAAGTAAAACGTAACGATTTATCGCATAGATCCGTAATCCTGTAACGTATTGGTGGGAGCTTAGTGACTTAACGTCGTCAAGAGCCACGGGCAGATTTAGGTTGCAGGCAGGGACATGCTTAGCCCAGATTAAAACAGAACGATCGGTCTGTTCAGGGCTTTCAGGTCGGTATTGTCCTGTAACCTGCCAGAAGGGGGAGAGAATGTCACAGCATTTGCGCATTGGTGGTGCCAGTGGTTTCTGGGGAGATTCAAGCGTTGCGACGGCGCAGCTTTTGGCCTCTCCGGGGCTCGATTTTATTGTCTATGACTACCTTGCCGAAATCACCATGGCGATCCTGGCGCGGGCGCGGGCCAAAGACCCCGAGACGGGCTATGCCACAGATTTTGTCAGCGCGGCTATGGCACCAAACCTTGCCGAGATTGCCAAGCAAGGCGTGCGAATTGTGTCTAACGCCGGTGGTATGAACCCAAAGGCCTGCGCGGCGGCTCTGGAGGCCGAGATCAAAAAGCAGGGGGTCACGCTAAAGGTTGCTGTCGTCACCGGCGATGATCTATTGGCCCAGGCAGAGCAGATCGTCGAGGCCGCACCACGGGACATGTTTCGGGGCACATCTTTGCCACCGGTGGACAAGATTGCCAGTATCAACGCCTATCTTGGCGCCTTTCCCATTGCCGCCGCGCTGGATCGCGGCGCCGATATTGTGGTGACCGGGCGCTGTGTCGACAGTGCGGTGACTCTGGGCGCGGCAATTCATCATTTTGGCTGGACCGCCACTGATCTGGATGCCTTGGCCGGCGGTAGCCTGGCCGGGCATATTCTGGAATGCGGCCCGCAGGCCACCGGTGGCAATTTCACCGACTGGCGCTTGGTGGCAGAAAACCTGGCAGAGATCGGCTATCCCATCGCTGAGATCCGCCGGGATGGCAGCTTTGAGGTGAGCAAGCCGGAAGGCACAGGCGGGTTGGTTTCACGCGGGACCGTCGGCGAACAGATGCTCTATGAAATCGGCGATCCACAGGCCTATCTGTTGCCGGATGTGGCTTGTGATTTCTCTGAGGTGGTGTTGCAGGAGGTCGCGCCGGACCGGGTTCTGGTCTCAGGTGCGCGGGGGCTGGGAGTGCCAGACAGTTACAAGACCTGCCTGACCTGGGCCGATGGCTTTCGCTCGGGACATATTTTCACCTTCTATGGTCTGGAAGCCGAAGAGAAGGCTCAGCTCTTTGCCGATACGGTGTTAAAGCGCTGCCGCGCGGCGCTGCAGCGCATGCAGGCGCCGGATTACACCGATGTCAGTGTGGAACTGCTGGGCACTGAAAGCCAGTTTGGCAACAAGCGCGACCTGCCCCCCCAGCGTGAGGTGGCGGTCAAGATTGCGGTACGCCACCAGGAGGCCCGCGCCGTGGCCCTGTTTCTGAAAGAGGCCACCGGTCTGGGTCTGGCAACACCGCCGGGGTTGAGCGGCTTTGCGGGGGCGCGGCCCAAGCCCTCGCCGGTGCTGGCGCTGTTCTCCTACCTTACCCCCAAGCCGCAGGTTCAGCAGCGCCTGCTGGACGAGGCGGGCGAGGTGCAGTGCCCGGAGGTCAAAGGTCCTGCTGTGGCTGTGACACCGCGGCCAAACCTGCCGCAGGCCCCGCAGGCGGCAACCTATGTCCAGGTGCCCCTGGTCGACCTGGCCTGGGCCCGCAGCGGCGACAAGGGCGATATCGCCAATATCGGCGTGATGGCACGCGATCCCGCCTGGATGCCCTGGATCTGGGCGGGTCTGACGCCAGCGCATTTGCACCAGGTGTTTGACCATTTCCTGGAAGGGGCCGGGGCGGAGGCGATAGAGCGGTTCTACCTGCCTGGCTCTGCCTCGATGAATATCCTTTTGCACGGCGCGCTAGGCGGTGGCGGCACCTCGTCCCTGCGCAATGACCCGCAGGCCAAGGGCTATGCCCAGCTGCTGCTGGCGGCACCTATCGCAGTCGATGCGGATCTGCTGGCACGGCTGCGGGGGGAATGATGTATCACAATAAAAAGATGCAGCAGGATCTCTGGTGCGCTGGTCGCGGCTTTGGGGCTGCGATTTCTACGATCAACCCGATGAGGACATGTGGATGAAGGCTTTTCAAAGCAGGATCAATACCGCCAGCGACAGCTATGCCCAGAACCGCGCCGATATGCTGGCGCAGGTGGACCGGATGCGCAGCTTGGAAGCCCGTGCTGCAGCAAAATCAGAGCAGCGTCGCCCGGTGTTTGATAAACGCGGCCAGCTGTCGCCACGGGAACGTCTGGCGGCCTTGCTCGACCCGGGCTTGCCATTTCTTGAGCTCTACAACATGGCCTCCTATCTGGTGGACGACCCGGATCCTGAGACCTCGATCCCCGGGGCCTCGATCATTCTGGGGATTGGCTATGTGGCTGGGGTGCGTTGCATGGTCTTTGTGGATGATGCCGGCATCAATGCCGGGGCAATGACCGGCAAATCGGTGGATAAGGCGCTGGGCGCCATTGATATCGCGTTGAAGCAAAAGCTGCCCTTTGTGCATCTGGTTGAAAGCGCCGGTGCAGATCTGACCCGC from Phaeobacter sp. G2 encodes the following:
- the pcaF gene encoding 3-oxoadipyl-CoA thiolase produces the protein MDAFICDATRTPIGRYGGALSQVRTDDLAASPIAALAARNPQVDWASIDDVIFGDANQAGESNRNVARMAALLAGLPVDVPGTTINRLCASGMDAVGMASRGIRAGDYDMAIAGGVESMSRAPFVMPKATSAFTRANAVYDTTIGWRFVNKKMQAMYGTDSMPQTADNVATDYGISREDQDAFAARSQARWAAAHEAGIFNDEITPVSVPQRKGDPLIVDTDEHPRPGTGADKLAKLKGVNGPDLTVTAGNASGVNDGAAAILMANEAAAAKNGLKPMARIVGMAAAGVEPRVMGIGPVPATRKVLARTGLTIDQMDVIELNEAFASQGIATLRELGVADDAAHVNPNGGAIAIGHPLGMSGARLVLTAAYQLQRTGGRYALCTMCVGVGQGTALILERV
- a CDS encoding DUF1446 domain-containing protein is translated as MSQHLRIGGASGFWGDSSVATAQLLASPGLDFIVYDYLAEITMAILARARAKDPETGYATDFVSAAMAPNLAEIAKQGVRIVSNAGGMNPKACAAALEAEIKKQGVTLKVAVVTGDDLLAQAEQIVEAAPRDMFRGTSLPPVDKIASINAYLGAFPIAAALDRGADIVVTGRCVDSAVTLGAAIHHFGWTATDLDALAGGSLAGHILECGPQATGGNFTDWRLVAENLAEIGYPIAEIRRDGSFEVSKPEGTGGLVSRGTVGEQMLYEIGDPQAYLLPDVACDFSEVVLQEVAPDRVLVSGARGLGVPDSYKTCLTWADGFRSGHIFTFYGLEAEEKAQLFADTVLKRCRAALQRMQAPDYTDVSVELLGTESQFGNKRDLPPQREVAVKIAVRHQEARAVALFLKEATGLGLATPPGLSGFAGARPKPSPVLALFSYLTPKPQVQQRLLDEAGEVQCPEVKGPAVAVTPRPNLPQAPQAATYVQVPLVDLAWARSGDKGDIANIGVMARDPAWMPWIWAGLTPAHLHQVFDHFLEGAGAEAIERFYLPGSASMNILLHGALGGGGTSSLRNDPQAKGYAQLLLAAPIAVDADLLARLRGE